In Cydia amplana chromosome 2, ilCydAmpl1.1, whole genome shotgun sequence, the following proteins share a genomic window:
- the LOC134660985 gene encoding ovalbumin-related protein X-like, which yields MRRAVFLLTFCCYTLAKNCDERSVTASYKKPIYEFSTGLLDRVSQETDGHFVCSPINSWLQLVNLAQGAHGATLKQIWKVTGHGKPCMQRTLRKTLNSLYGEVKEYKSQSLVIVDKYLAVKKDFKRRVEQSKTVRVVSLDRDTPYESADQASEIIERATGVGNSIDPFEFKLTSLMLADVATFKAAWRQPFDPGFTAREPFYHGSVKVGEVNMMSSIGYFHYINLTAINAEVLELPCIDERRSMLIFLPTNGTIKDLFFHMKRIRIATIFNLFKKSKNKLVVLRLPRFKISSEIVNLPELISDMGVSYIFKSSGNLKGISDYLIRVNRMKQVVEIEVTEEGVSAEIVQNLINPEVEPIKFEADRPFAFMLVDKPTEIVLFAGVYSNPSVF from the coding sequence ATGAGACGCGCCGTTTTTTTGTTAACTTTTTGCTGTTACACGTTAGCGAAGAACTGCGATGAGCGTTCCGTTACCGCGTCCTACAAAAAGCCTATCTATGAGTTCTCAACCGGGCTTTTAGATAGAGTTTCCCAAGAAACTGATGGACATTTCGTCTGTTCACCGATAAATTCGTGGCTGCAGCTCGTGAACCTCGCACAAGGCGCCCATGGAGCTACCCTCAAGCAGATCTGGAAGGTGACCGGACATGGGAAGCCCTGCATGCAACGGACTTTAAGAAAAACCCTCAACAGTTTATACGGGGAAGTGAAGGAATATAAAAGCCAAAgtttagtgatagtggataaataTTTAGCAGTGAAAAAGGATTTTAAAAGAAGAGTTGAACAATCGAAAACAGTTAGAGTGGTATCTCTAGACCGGGATACTCCTTATGAGTCTGCAGATCAAGCGAGTGAGATTATAGAAAGAGCTACTGGTGTCGGGAATAGTATAGACCCGTTCGAATTCAAGTTAACTTCTCTGATGTTGGCTGATGTGGCAACATTCAAAGCTGCTTGGCGACAACCTTTCGATCCTGGCTTCACCGCTCGAGAGCCTTTCTACCACGGAAGCGTAAAAGTGGGTGAAGTTAATATGATGTCCAGCATAGGATACTTCCACTACATAAACTTAACTGCCATTAATGCCGAAGTTTTGGAACTTCCCTGCATCGATGAAAGGCGTTCTATGCTCATATTTCTGCCCACAAACGGGACTATTAAGGATTTATTTTTCCACATGAAACGAATAAGGATAGCGACTATCTTCAACCTTTTCAAGAAATCCAAAAACAAACTAGTCGTGTTAAGATTGCCAAGATTTAAGATAAGCAGTGAAATAGTGAACTTACCGGAGTTGATCAGCGATATGGGTGTGTCATATATTTTCAAGTCTAGTGGTAATCTTAAGGGTATAAGTGATTATCTGATACGAGTGAATAGGATGAAGCAAGTGGTGGAGATAGAGGTGACTGAGGAGGGTGTTTCGGCCGAGATAGTTCAAAATCTAATTAATCCGGAAGTGGAACCGATCAAGTTTGAGGCGGACAGACCGTTTGCCTTTATGTTGGTAGACAAACCGACAGAAATTGTGTTATTTGCTGGAGTATACTCTAACCCATCAGTGTTCtag